ATTTACCAGTATCGATTGTTAGGGACAAAAGTCGTCCCCGATTGCGGCGCCGTCTTGGCGTTAGTCCCTTGCCAGCAAAGGGTTGTGTCGATTGTGCCGAGCGGGGCGGGCCGGCTTTTGTCCACCGTAGAGCGACAACAGGGACAAAAGTCGGACAAAGCTGACGCCCCTACCAAGCCTCGTCGCTCGCCCCGACCATCGCCCCGTCCCGCGACCCGCAGCGGGCGCCACCGTGCCGTTCAAAAAAGCCCCCTGTGCCCGCCGGCACGCCATACCTCTTCAGCATTCTCCCAGAGAGGGTGGCCTGGTTTCGACTTAAAAGTGGCAAGAAAACTGACTGTACACTGCCCCTCGCCCGCTCCCGGCTCGCGTTACTCTTGTAGAGTCCCTGATCCGGCATGCCCTGAATCGGATAGCTGCTTGCTCGATTCCGGCAGCATTTCGGGCGTATTTTGGCCCAACAGGAAGCTTTCCAGCATGTGGCTGCTCGACTCTAGCAACTCCGACAGCTCTTGTTGTTGCGACTCGGTAAAGGGCTGTTCTTGCTCGGCGAACACCTGGATCTGGATCAGCTTCTGAGGCCGGAGGCTAAGCTGTCGGGCGTGGCGCCATTTGTGGATGAGGGTGTCAACCGCGTAGCCGAGGCTTGGCAAGTGGGCAGGCGGCGCAATCAGCCGACCGTCCTCAAAGTAGTTGGCAAACGCGACCCGCCCGTAGGTTCCGCGCTCGCTCTCGAGGTCAGCGGTCACGTACCCCCCGCCTTCGACGGGAACATCGCTCGCCAGGGCGTGGTTGGCCTCACTGGTTTGCCGCCAACCCGAGTTGGTGTAGCAGCCGCAGACGTTGTGCCACCGCCGGTGAAACGGGAAGTCGATGGAGAGTATGGCGGTGTGGTCTCCACCTGCGTCGGTGAGGTAGTAGACCATCGAGAGCGGGGCCAGCTCTGAGATCGTGTTGCGTTCCTGCAGCTCGTGCTTCGTGACGCGCCATGGAGCGACTGCAGCGTCCACACGCGACTCGTCGAGGTCGAGCAGTCGCGCTACCACGCCGCTACGGTCGAGGGTTGACGCGCGGTAATTTGCGTACAGAGCATAGCCGTGCAGCAGACCAACCGCGGCGAAGCACACCGCCAGCGTTCCGAGACGCAGCGCCGGAACGGGGCGCACAGCGGGCCGGTCTAGCAGACGCGCATCCCGGTCCGGCTGTGGAAACAGCAGGAAACTCACCGCACGGTTGTAGAACCTGGCGACGCGGCCTCGTTCCAATGAAAACCCTTCTTCCTGCCAGCCGTCAATCCGAGCGGCTAACGCCGCCAAGGCAAGATCGGTCGACCACAGGCAGAGCATCAGCACCGCGAATGCTGCTAGGCCAACCAACTCGTGCTGCGGCCCGGCTGTCAGGTCAATGCCGTGCCAACTGTACATCGCGGCGATAGCGGTGATCCGCGACGCGTTCATCAGCAACGCCCACCCGACGCTGCAGGCGATCAGCAAGAGCGTGTGCAGCAACGGCCGCTGGCGCCAGACCGCCAGCACCGCCGCCGCGGCGATCACGGACATGGTGGACACAACCCCGCTGCAGGCCTCATCAACAAACAACGGCTTGCCGGGCAGTTCGATGATGTTGCCCGCCCGAACGTGCAGCACGCCTAGGCTGTCAAGCATCAGGCTGCTGAGTCCCGAGCTGCGTTGCTGCAGCGCGGCGGCCAGCTTGCGGTCGGCTTCCAGCGGCATCCGCTGAGTGACCAAGAACAGGGCCCACAGGTCCCAGAACTGGACCGCGCGCACGCGTCGAACCACAAACGCGGCGGCGGCGAGCGTCAGCGTCGCGGCCGCGCCGCCCAGCCAAGGCCCAAACAGCCCCGCGTGCAGCAGCAGCACGCCCAGCGCGCCCGACAGACAAAGCAGTTCCGGCCACCACGAGCGGCTCGCCCGGGGCCCGATGGTCCCCTCGGCGGCCTGCCAACGCTGCCACGCCACGAACCCGATGAAGGCGTAGATGAACGGGAAGTAGGTGTACATGTCGCGAGACGCGAGCACCGACAGCTCGGCCGCGAAGAGGGGGAGCACGCCCAGAGCGATCGCCGCCGCGGCGGCAATGAACAGCGGCTTGCGACCGACGTGGAACTCGGCGTTCGTCGAAGCAAACGTGCTAGGCATGCTCTGTCCTCCCCTGGAGCGGTGGTCTAGTCGGTCGAGACACAAGCCGGTGGCGGGCCGCCCCCCAACACCCATTCGTAAACGTCGATCATCTGGCGGGCGATCTCCGGCCACGAGAACTGCTGCTCAACATAGGCGCGACCGCGGAGGCCCATCGCCCGCAGCTCGTCAGGCGGGGTTCGCATCGCCGAATGGAGGGTGTCGCGCAACACGTCGGGCTGCATCGGGATCCACCAGCCGCAGCGTTCCGTTTGGAGGCACCTCCACGGCGCGCCATGCGTGGTGATGACCGGCACGCCCGCCATCAGCGACTCGGCGACCACGACGCCGAAATTCTCGCTGTAGGTCGGGAGAACAAACAGGCTTGCCTGCTGCAGGAGCCGGTGCTTTGGTTCACCTTCGACAGATCCAATGTACCGCACCCCAGTTTGCAGCTTGGCCTTGGCGAGAATACCTTCCTCGTCAGGTCCAGCGATGACTAGGTCCCACCCCTGAGGCGCCAAGCCTCCCCAGGCCTCCAGAAGCTCTTGGATGCCCTTCTTGCGATGCACGCGGGAGAGGAATAGCACGTAGGGACGCGACGGAGGGGCAGCGTCTGCCTCGGTGAGCGGCAATGGCTCGACCCCATTTGGGATCATCGCGATCGGCTGGCGTGCGCCGAGTTCACGAAGTTCCGCAAGCTCCATCTCACTCGTTGCGTGAACCAGGGCGGCCTCCATAAGATCGCGCCGCGCAAACGCCCACCAGGCTATGCTTTTCTTCCATCTGCGGAAGTTCATCGCCCAGGGGCTAAGCATTCCTCTTGGCGTAACGATTCTAGGCACAGAGAACCGGCGTGCAGCCTCAGCGGATGAACGGTTAATCTGGAGCCATTGCCCGTGATCGTGGATCACGCCCTGGCACCGAGTGGCGAAGCGTTCTAGCACTTCCTTGGGAGTTACAGTAACCTCTACATGCCAGTCGCGTTTTTGAGCTGCGATGCTCCGACAAAGCGCAGGGACGGTCCGTGACGGTCCGCCTTTGCTAGGTTCGAGCGAAGCGACTGAGTGCAGTGCAATCACTTGGTTCAACTGAGCGTCTTCCAGCTAATGCCAGCCCTAAAGTACTTCCGTCGCGGTGGCATTGTATACGGAACCTGCTACACAGCGCGTCAAGGGTTTGCGTATATCCAACGCAGCTTCGCGAGCATCATCCACTCCCAGAGTTTCGCTTCCTGCGGAGCAGACTTTCGTTGTGGAGTGGGTGTTTTCATCGACTACCCGCGCAACATTCGAGTTGGTCATCGCTGCTTAATTGACAACGGAGTTGCAATTGGAGCAGAGTTGCCGCAGGGATCATTAATCATCGGCGATGACGTCCAAATCAACCGGAACTGCAGCATCGACTTCTCGGGGACTCTCACCATAGGGAACGGCACTCTCATCTCAGCGGAGTCAACAATCTTGACCCACGATCACGGTCTCGACCCGCGATCAACTCCTGAAGGAGCATCGCTAGAGATCGGTGACTTTGTATGGATTGGCGCTAGATCTATCATCCTACACTCGGTGAGCCAAATCGGCGCGCGATCAGTAATAGCTGCGGGATCGGTTGTCACCAAAGATGTTCCGTCAGACACGGTTGTTGCCGGAAACCCGGCGAGACCGATTCGGCGCAAGACGTAAACAGCGTTTAGCTAGCAAACGTGGAGATGGATTCCTCTAGAGAGCCGAGCACCTTGATTCCCCAAGTCTCACGAAATACCCCTGCATCCTTCTTCAGCATGCCGTGTAGGTACTCTACTGTTTCAGCGCTAGGCCGACGGTAGGAATTCGCCTCCTTCCTGTAGCTAACACTTGCCCCTAACCGCCGCCTCAAATCGCCGCTCATCGCCCGCCGCAAGGTCTTGCGGTAAATTGCCGAGTTCGCGAACCAACCGGCAAGTCGCATCGGGGTTCGCCGCTGTGCCCTGGAATTCCATACTTCAGTGCTCGCCAGTTTGACTGGCTCGAGACCTAAGAAGCTAAAAACTTTGGCGGCCCCGGCACACCGACTCGCTGAGTACTGCTCAAAACCGACGCACATTACCTGCGATGTCGGGAACACGCTTGTCCATCGTTCAATCTGTGTCGCGTACCTGCTAAAGTCCACGTAGTGACTCTCACGGCGCAATTCTGAATCGATATCCCCGCTAACGCGGCCCGTGTCCAACCAGTGGTTATAGTGACTCACGCACCGCCCGATAACATTACGCACGATGTAGATGACTCGCAAATCCGGCCCAATTACCTTCAAGGCGCGACCTGGCGCGCCGTTGTACATGGGAGACATGGTGTACATTGTGGACGCTTCACCACACAGCGCTGATGTGGGAGCTGCGCGGAATAGCTTAAGGTACGCCTTAAGCCCTCGTGGTGTTAAGACATCATCACTAGAGAGCGAATTGGGCTCTTTCTCATCAGGGAAGAATACTCGCGGGTGTTGGTCGAGGTCACGGAATAACGTTGTCGTGCCTGACTTCATCGCGCCTATGACTAGAAAGTCCGGCGTTCTCAACGTTTTCCCCAACTAGACCTCGATTTCCCTGGAGTTAGACAGTGAGCTTCTACCCCTGCATACGATTAGGGCGGGCACAACAAGTACTATTAGCCGGATAACTCCAAGCCAAAAGCGGTTCGTGTCGTGTGATATCGTATTCGCCATGGTGAAGACCGCGTTAGCCCAAATCCCCATCGCAAGTGCACTTCCACTTCGTGCCGCACGATACACAATTCCGATCGAGTAGCTGAAGGCAAAGAATAGTAGAGACCCAAAGTAGCCAAACGCCTCGTAAGCACGTGCAATCCCCGTCGTCGGAGTGCCTAGCGGTTCTCTGTATCCGAATACCTTAAATCCGTCCGGTGCAGACTGAGTGGTGGGAATAATGTGGTCCCGTAGATCGCCAAACAGTTGCCGCGGCAGTAACAGCCGCCCAACTGTCACCAAATCGGCCGTTCCGAGGTCGTAGTCCCAGGTGCGAGACTTTGCTTCGATCGCAAACGCAGCATTAGTGGTCTCAGCTGTCGCCACGCTCGTTGCTGCCTCTGACAGATCCATTCGTTCGACCGCTGTCGTCGCAGCTTCGCCCATCGCCTCCACCGAAACGCCATGCGCAGCCCACTGACCGGCGCCATCATGGAGTGCATGCCTGTACGATTTCCCAAATGCGAGAAGGATCACCAATCCAGGAACTGCTACGAGACCAATCCATGTCGGTGGACGCTTGCCTCGGGTGAACCACAAGGCACCTAGTACGACGAGCGCAATCTCCGCCACCGCAGTCCGCTTTGCGACTACAAAGACCCGGTATAGCATAAATGCAGCGGAGATACCCAATGGCAGGAGGTAGGACCGATTCTTGGTCCGCATCCACCCGGTAAGCGCAAAGCCAAACGAAATCGCTAGAGACGTCGACAGGAAAGCTATCATCGCAACTGGCCCCTCGGGTTGTCGGGACTCTCTCAGGTGCGATGGCAGAGTAGAAAGCAAGGCGAGAGTTGCGATGCCGACCGACAGCAACCACCATGTTACAGCTACATAGTTAACCTCGGGTTGCTTAAGGGCATTCTTCCAGCGAGCGCTCTTCTGCGAGGCCTCGTAGCCACCGATCGCCATCGCCAGGCACAGCGTAGCCATCAGGATTGTCTTGCTTATCGCCCCGGGTGGAAGCGAATTTGATTCCGACAAGAGCCAGAACTGAGGCCCCCAGAACCCAATAAAGATAATGGAGACAATAAACGACAGTGATAAGATCCCCTCGGGCCGCCTTACGCCGCGGTACACTCCAACCGAGGCTGTAGTGAAGAAAACGATGAGCTCCAAATTCGCGTGATCCACTGCCGATTAACCTTGGCTTGCTACAGAGTCCTTGTGAGACAAAGGGGCAGCGGACGAGTCACGGCGATTCTCAACCTCCCTCAACATTAGATTCGAGCTGTCCAAGTGTGATCGCGTTCATAGCCCAGCGCAACAAGTTGGTCGCCTGCATGCTCCTTGAACGCAGCAACGGCCGCCGGCGTGAAGTGGTTCTTCCAATCGCCCGCGATACCCTTCCTGTTGTGCGAGCTTGCGTCACTCTCTCCTGGCTTCCTGCCCGTTTGCCTCTCGAAGCTGAATTTCTCCACTGTATCTCGTACTCGGACAGGATCGGCAGGCGTCCCCGAATGCGATTCGATGGCCCTGCCGAGGGTTCCGGCGCAGTCGGATAGTAAATCTTCGTAGCGCACCAATGCGACATGTTCCCGACTTGAAGTCCATTGCTGAACGTGGTCCGCCCAAGGAGTTGAAATGCCTAGCGGGCGTGTGCACCAGCGTGTGACGAAGGTTGCCATGTTCTCCGCCGAACTTTCCACTGACCATCTATCGGCAACGGCTTCGGGAAACAATCGCTGAACGTACGCTTTCGTTCCCTCGTCGCCCGCTTCCAATCCTCGGAGCACGTGAAAATAGGCTGATGTGCAGACGTCTCGCCCATCCCTGTACAGGTAGAAGACGCGTCGAAGCCGTGGGCTGTACTTCCAGTGGTTCTGGATAACACAGCTGCAGCCCATAGGGAACACTGTGTGCGTGGGCTTGGGTATCTGGAGGTAGTCAGCGACCATCTTCGCCAGCCAAGTTCCACCCGACTTGGGAAACTCCGTCACGTAGTAGAACGGGAACGACTCGCCCCAGAACTCTCCAACGAACCTTGTCGAGCGAGTGCCGAACCGACGCATCCACCCGGAGATGTAGCTCATAGTGCCAGAATCGAATTGCGTGTTGAACCCGGGCGCGTGCGCCACGGCGCGCGGACCATGGCAGAGAAAGCGTCTATCATTCCTTGCTGAGAGAGAGCCGACGCACGCTTCGTTGAGAAAAACAAGAAGGCAAGGTCGACCAAAGCTAGCATAATCGCTGCACCAGTGACATTCGCCACATTGACCACCGGAACGGCAAATATGCATCCGGCAGCGATGCACGCGAGTAGCGTTAGCGAGAATGACTCGTGCTTGTTCATGGACCTTGCAAGAGTGGTGTTCACCATCGCGACGGCGTGCGCGGAGGCTCCAAGCAAGAGTGCGAAGAACGCGGTTGCGTTGTAAGCAACCTGGTCGTCGAGCCAAACTGAAGTAATCACCGGTCCGAGTGCGGCGAGCGCTAATGCTGCGCTAACCGATGCCCAGAATGACGAAGACAACAGCAGATCGTACATTCGCCGCAAGAGCTGCAAGTCCCCCTTTGCAATGGCGGCCGACATTTCCTGCTGCACCGCGCGATTCACTGTTCGGGTCAGTTGGAGCACTAACGAAGAAAGAGTTCGGAACGCAGTGAATGCCACCACAGCCGATGCTGAACTCGTATACCCTATGACTGCCACCATCGACTGTGACCGCAGCCCCGCAGCAAGCGGTAGAAGCGTATCAGCCAAGGAAGGTCGAACTAGTGATCGTGCAGAGTTGAAAGTAGCGCTGGCAAAACCAAAGCTTAGCCATGGCACTTGCTTCCTGAGTGCGGCGAATCCAAGCAGTACGAAGACCGCTTGACCGGCGACCATCGCAAAGGCCACCGCTGATGGCGTACCTCGGCTGAGCAATGTGATAACGACAGCGACGAATGCTGCTAGCCTTGAGCCGTGCTGCCACATGAAGCCCGTAGCGTACTTCCCTGCCGCCCTGTAGCCCGCAAGCAACAGCCCAACCACAAGCTGGAGACTCACCTGAAATGCAAACGCGATGAGCAGCGTCGTCACTGTGCTACGATCCAAGGCTCTAAACCCAAATAAACGACCTAGATCGACGAACGCGAGTAGAACGGCACCGAGCAGAATCAGTACGCCAACGGCCAAAGTTATTAGGCTAGAGGTCTGGAACACTTCCTCGACTCTGCGCTTGTCGTCGTGCGCCGCTAGTATCATCTCCGTGCCGCCCGCTGACGCAAAGCCACCGCCTCCTTGAGCAATGAATGTAGGCAGAGCAGCCAAGATCAACCACTCCCCGTACTGCTGCTCCCCCCAGCAGGTCAGGTACAAGGGAACGCTTAGAAGTTGGGTCGCGACGGTGACAATCTGCCCGAAGGCATTCGCGCCAATACCTCGTAGAGTTCGCTTTCGAATCGACATTAGAAGTTGGGCGCCAAGCTCACTTCAGGTCTGCCTCGACCATCATGTGCACCAGCTCGGTGAAGCTTACCTTCGGCTCCCAGCCGAGCTCGGTGCGGGCGCGGGTGGAATCGCCGAGCAGCAGGTCGACCTCGGCGGGGCGGTAGTAGCGGGGGTCGACCTGGATCAGCGTGCGGCCGTCGGGGCCGAGGCCCTGCTCGGCGTCGCCTTCGCCCTGCCAGGTGATCGGCATGTCGGCGTGGGCGAAGGCGATCTCGCAGAACTCGCGGACGGAGTGGGTCTCGTTGGTCGACAGCACGTAGTCGTCGGGCGTGTCGGCCTGCAGCATCCGCCACATGCCCTCGACGTAGTCGCCGGCGAAGCCCCAGTCGCGCTTGGCGTCGAGGTTGCCGAGGTACAGGCACTCCTGCTCGCCGCGGGCGATGGCGCCGACCGCGCGGGTGATCTTGCGGGTGACGAAGGTTTCGCCGCGGCGTGGCGACTCGTGGTTGAACAGGATTCCGTTGACGGCGAACATGCCGTACGACTCACGGTAGTTCTTGGTGACCCAAAACGCGTACGCCTTGGCGGCCGCGTACGGGCTGCGGGGGTAGAAGGGGGTGGTCTCCTTCTGGGGCGTCTCGACGACTTTGCCGTACAGCTCCGACGAGGACGCCTGGTAGAACTTGGCGTCGAGCTCGAGCTCACGCATCGCCTCGAGTAGGCGGATCGTTCCGAGGCCGGTGACGTCGCCGGTGTACTCGGGCACCTCGAACGAGACCTTCACGTGCGACTGAGCGCCGAGGTTGTAGATCTCGTCGGGGCGGATCATCTTCAGGTGCCGGTTCAGCGACGACGCGTCGGCCAGGTCGGCGTAAACCAGATGAAGCCGCGGGTCGTGCTCGTGCGGGTCCTGGTAGATGTGGTCGATGCGGTCGGTGTTGAAGCTGGACGAGCGGCGCACCGTGCCCCAGACGTCGTAGCCCTTCTCGAGCAGCAGTTCGGCGAGGTAAGAGCCGTCCTGGCCGGTGATTCCTGTGATGAGTGCTTTCTTCGACATGGGTCTCTCGTGGACGTCGGTATCCGTTGTGGTGGGCTACTGGGCCCGGAGGGTGGCGGACTGATTGCTGGCGAGGAAATCCTGGTAGGTCAATCGGAGCCCGTCACTCAGGCTGATAGCGGGCGTCCAACCGGTGGACTGGATGCGTGACGAATCGGTCAGCTTGCGGGGTGTGCCGTCTGGCCGCGAGGTGTCGTAGCTAATGCGGCCGGTGTAGCCGACGGTCTGAGCGATGAGCTGGGCGAGCTCGCCGATTGGGATGTCCTGGCCGGTGCCGGCGTTGACCCAGTCGGGCGGGTCGGGGAGGTTGAGCAGGTGGACCAGCGCGGCGGCCAGGTCGTCGACGTGCAGGAACTCGCGGCGGGGCTTGCCGGTTCCCCAGACGACCACCTCTTCGAGGCCGTCCTCTTTCGCCTCGTGGAACCGCCGCAGCAGGCCGGGCAGCACGTGGCTGTTCTCTGGGTGGTAGTTGTCGCCGGGCCCGTACAGGTTGGTGGGCATGGCCGAGTGGTAGGTCACGCCGTACTCCTGGCGGTAGTACTGGCAGAGCTTCAGCCCGGTGATCTTGGCCAGAGCGTAGGCCTCGTTGGTGACTTCCAGCGGCGAGGTGAGCAGCGAGTCCTCCGGGATCGGCTGCGGCGCCAGCTTGGGGTAGATGCAGGTGCTGCCGAGGAACAGCAGCCGCCCGACGCCCGCCTCGTAGGCGCCCTGAATCGTGTTGAGCGCGATGCGGGTGTTGTCGATCATGAACTCGACCGGGTAGGTCGAGTTTGCGACGATGCCGCCGACCTTGGCGGCGGCGACGATCACCTGGTCGGGCTTCTCTGCAGTGTAGAACTCGTTGACGGCGGTTTGGCTGGTGAGGTCGAGCTCCTCGCGGGTGCGGAGGATGAGCTCGTAGCGCGGGTCGTTCTCTAGAGCGCGGACCAGCGCCTTGCCCACCATGCCGCGGTGGCCGGCGATGTACAGTCGAGTCTTTGAGGAGGAGTTGCTCACGGCTTCATGGTCGGCAGCTAGGAGGTAACGAGCAGGTCGGCGTGCACTTCCACGACGATCCCGCCCCCAAGGGCGCCAACGCCGACCCACACCTTGTGGGGCCGCGACGCGTCAAGCACCACGCCCTCCCAGTCCTTCATGGCGCCGCCGGTGACCCGGACCCGCTGGCCCTTCACCACGTGATTGTACAGCTCGACGCTCTCCGGCCTGGTCTGCAGGCACGACTCGAGCGACTGGAGCTCGCGGCGGAGCACGTCGTGCTCGGCGTCGTTGGTGGGCAGGAAGTGCAAGATCCGGTTCGTGCGGACCGCCTCGAGGCGGCGGGTTTCTTCGGCGGCGAAGAATAAGTAGGAGGGGAAGAGGGGGAGCAGCGAACGCCGCCGGCGGCCCCCGGAGGTGGTGAGCCGCTCGACCATCGGCAGGAAGTACGAAACGCCCAGGCTCATCAGGTCCCGGGCGAGTGACTTCTCCTGCCGCGGCTTGCAGTACGCCACGTGCCACGGCGTTGCCCAGTCCTCCGCCGACAGCTGGGCTGACGCGGTGGGCGCGGAGTAGCTGATCGGTGGGTCAGCGTTTTGGGTGAGCAAGGCGGGAGGAAGCTCAGGAGGCGGGGCAGGGTGGGTGGACTCCGTCCACGTCAGCGCACCTCAATGAGTGCACATCCGGGCGAGCCACATCCGTCCTTTCAGTGTAGCTGGGGGTGAAACCCCCACAAGCGGAGGGCAGCGGTTGGTCTGAGATAGGCGGGAAAACGCGACCGTTTGTGCCGGATGCGCGCTGCCCGCGCATCGCCGGGCCGCGGGGTCGATCTCGGTGGGAGTCTGACGATTGCGCGGAGAAGGCGTCTCGCAGAACCCATTCGGATGTGCTGCTGGTAGACCAGCCCCTCATTCGGCGCTTCGGGCAAGCGCACCGCTCCGCCCCGCCGCTCAACGCCATCCAAATCGCAGCACTTTCCCAGAAGAGTGGTCCGAATCGTTCTGTCCAGAAAAAAAAGCGGTGCGGACAAGAATTGGCGCGGACTTCCACATAGCTTGACTGCAAGCACTTACTGCGCAACCCATTACACAGGTTCTACCTGAACGCCGATGCGAGGGTTTCGTCCGATCCAGCTCGCGCAGACTCGGACACCTCACGATGCTCAACGCGGTTTCACAAACAGAGCGACGCAGGCGCACGAACGCGCACTCCCCAGTAGACCGCGCTGGGTAGCCGTTCTCAGCAACGAATTGCGATCGCGACCGGAACTGGGCATCCGGACCATAAGCCGCGAGCCGTCTTTGCTGCGCGCAAGCAACGCCCTACCGTTCATTCACGCCCACCAACTACCCGGGCGTCAATTTCACCAACGTTCGCGGGATCAACGAAACGCACCTGGTTGGCAACCCGTGAGTACTTGAGCTAGGCGTGGCCAGGACGGGCTTACGCTACGACGGGTAGGGTTACGCGGAGGTCGCCTACCCAGGCAGCCTTGCTCTAGCAGCCCACGACATCGACGGAGGAACCAACGTTCGTCTCTAACCTTGCCGCCGTCCGACAGGTCAGGGGCTTGTCTACGACGGCGCCAAGCAGCGGTGGCATTCAGGCCTTCGCTGTCGACGGCGGCAATACTACTGGCGCCTACAGGCCGGGGCCCGGCCGAACGAGCCGCGATCTCACGACTACGCACTTCTCCCCTGGGACGCTCACGCTCAATTCTAACTGGAGAGGTTCCCAGCATCGCAGGCGCGTTGGGCTGGTTCAACCGATCGCTTGCGGTAGCTGCGCGGCCAAGGGAAGGTGGTTGATCTTCGACGAAGGATGCTCCACCGGTGACTTGGCGGACGTCAGTCCCCGGAGACTCTCCGGGGAACGCGTGTGGACTTCGCCGGTGAATCGGGGCGCGCTTGACTCGCTCAATGCGCCGAATGCGATGATGTCCTCCAGTGCGACAGGCCCGCTGTTCACAAGCGATGCTTGTGCGGCGGCTCCTACGCCCGCATAAAGTTCCGGATTGAGTCAGTCGTTGTGGCGCCCAAGTTCGGCATGCTTCTGCTGGCGGGCACGCGGCTATTGTTGTGGTGTAGTGCCACCGGCCCGCCGCGATGCCTAAGCTAACGCGCTGAGCTCTGCTCTTGCGAATTCTCAAACGCGGTTCGGGGCGCCGAAAAGGTCCGCGGAAACAATCTACTCGGCCCTAAGGGAATGCCACCGACGCAGCGCATGGATCAGGACGCCGAGAGCCTGCTTCTCGGTGGCCTCCTCAATGTGGCTGAGCACGCCGGCGGGTGGGTCTTCCCAGTCTGAGTCGATGCTCCCGCTTGGGCCGGCGATCTTGCACAGCGAGGCGCAGACCATGCCATCGAGCCGATAGGAACGATCTCGTCTGACTTTATTGCTCATCGATGCCTTGCTTTCCCTCGCTCTGATACTGTTCTCTACGCCAAAGGGAAGAATTGCTTGAACTCGGCGCCGTGAACCACGCTTCGCGCTCTAGCTTCTCACCACTGACTTGGCTACCGTCCCACGGATGTGAGCTGTTGTAGGCGGAGCAGTAGTTGGGTCAGATCACTGCCGCCGTCACTCGACGGCGGGCTTCGATGCGGCCGCACCCGTTCCTCCACTGTCGTCGTCGAGCACGCAACCCGTCGGTCGATGACGGAGAAGGTTCGATTGCACAGGAACCGTACTGCCCGACGGTAAACC
This genomic interval from Posidoniimonas corsicana contains the following:
- a CDS encoding transcription termination/antitermination NusG family protein — encoded protein: MLTQNADPPISYSAPTASAQLSAEDWATPWHVAYCKPRQEKSLARDLMSLGVSYFLPMVERLTTSGGRRRRSLLPLFPSYLFFAAEETRRLEAVRTNRILHFLPTNDAEHDVLRRELQSLESCLQTRPESVELYNHVVKGQRVRVTGGAMKDWEGVVLDASRPHKVWVGVGALGGGIVVEVHADLLVTS
- a CDS encoding GDP-L-fucose synthase family protein, yielding MSNSSSKTRLYIAGHRGMVGKALVRALENDPRYELILRTREELDLTSQTAVNEFYTAEKPDQVIVAAAKVGGIVANSTYPVEFMIDNTRIALNTIQGAYEAGVGRLLFLGSTCIYPKLAPQPIPEDSLLTSPLEVTNEAYALAKITGLKLCQYYRQEYGVTYHSAMPTNLYGPGDNYHPENSHVLPGLLRRFHEAKEDGLEEVVVWGTGKPRREFLHVDDLAAALVHLLNLPDPPDWVNAGTGQDIPIGELAQLIAQTVGYTGRISYDTSRPDGTPRKLTDSSRIQSTGWTPAISLSDGLRLTYQDFLASNQSATLRAQ